The stretch of DNA CGGCGTTCACCACGTCTTCCACGGCCATCTCCTCAAAACTCATTGGTCGCGTCCGGATCGCGGTCCCCAGTGGGCCGACGGTCCATAGACGACAACCATGGGATCAACGCCCGCGGCGCCAACTGCCAGTTTTCCTCGAGCAGCCTGGCGACGAGCGCCGGTAACGCCCTGGGAGAGAGCCTCATGTCGCCTCTTCGCCCGCCTCGTACACGACGCGTCCGCCCACGATCGTCAGCAGCACGCGCAGGTCCTTGAGTCCGTCCGGCTCGACGTCGAACGGCGAGCGGTCCAGCACAACCACATCGGCCAGCTTGCCGGGTTCCAGCGTACCCTTCTCGCCTTCCTGCCCCGCCGCCCAGGCATTGTTGACCGTGTAGGCGCGCAGGGCGGTCTCCACGTCCACGCTCTCCTGGGGGAACCAGCCGCCCTCGGGCGCGCCATCGAGCGTCTTCCGCGTGACCGCGGCGTACATCCCCTGGATGGGGCTCGCGGGATACCAGGACGCGTTGGTGCCGGGCCAGTCGCTGCCGAAGGAGAGCAGCACCCCCGCGTCGCGCAGCGTGCGGAACGCGTACGCCCAGCGGCCGCGCTCGCCGATGCGCTCCTCCATCCAGCGCATATCGTCGATCGCGTGGTAGGGCTGCACCTCGGCGATCACTCCCATTTCGGCCATGCGGCGGGCGACGCCTTCGCCGCGTATGACCTGCGTGTGGATCACCCGCCAGCGGTCACCCTCCGGGATCGAGGCGTTGGTCCCCGGCACCGTCACCCGTTGCGGCTTGGGCCGGGGAGAGGCGGCGCGCACCGCGCTGTACATGTCCAGCAGCGTGTCGATCGCCTCGTCGCCGATGGCGTGGATCTGCGGCCAAAGCCCGGACGTGTCGGCGCCCGCGATAAGCGCCTGCATGTTGCCCGGTGGCGACATCATCGTGCGCCAGTCGCCGCGCACGCCGGTGGTGACGTAGGACTCGTAGAAGCGCGCGGACGAGTTGCCCATGATGCCGTCCACGAAGCCCTTGAGGCCGCCGATGCGGACCCAGTCGTCGCCGTGTCCGTGCCTGATTCCGACGGCGGCCAGCTCATCCCACTTGTCCAGCGTGGGCCGCGCGTACACTCGCACCGTCAGTTCGCCGCGCTCCTTGAGGCGCTGAAAGACGTCGAGTTGGTTGGGCCCCGTGATGTCGTGGATCGTCGTGACGCCGTGGCTCGCCAGGCGACGCAGCGCGAGCCGGCTCTCGGCCAGCCGCTGCTCCAGCGGCCGCTTGGGAATCACGGCGCGCACCCGCGCGGCGGCGTCCGGGCTCAGTCGGCCCGTGGGAGAGCCATCTGCGCACTCGACCCCGTCGGCGTCGCAGATGAGGCCGGCGAGCTCCAGCGCGCGGCCGTTGGCCAGGTACGCGCTGCGGTCCCAGCGGGAGAGCAGCGTTGCGGTTGCCGGGGTGATCGAGTCGATCAGCGTCCGGTCGGGGGCAAAGACGGAGGCGTCGGGTGACGCGGCCTCCACCGCGCCAGCGCTGCCGGCCTCCCACGCCTCGTAGGCGCCCCAATCGCCGCCCACGATCCAGCTTCCCTCCGGCAGCCGCTCGCGCGCATCGCGTACGCGCGCAATCAGTCCCGCCGCGTCCGCCACGTCCAGCAGGTTGATGCCGAGCAGTAGCTGTCCCGCGCGCTCGAAGTGCGTGTGGTTGTC from Gemmatimonadota bacterium encodes:
- a CDS encoding amidohydrolase, whose amino-acid sequence is MPDSPWAEAVALRGDRVLAVGSEGDVEPYLRGATVRSLGGAFVAPGFIDNHTHFERAGQLLLGINLLDVADAAGLIARVRDARERLPEGSWIVGGDWGAYEAWEAGSAGAVEAASPDASVFAPDRTLIDSITPATATLLSRWDRSAYLANGRALELAGLICDADGVECADGSPTGRLSPDAAARVRAVIPKRPLEQRLAESRLALRRLASHGVTTIHDITGPNQLDVFQRLKERGELTVRVYARPTLDKWDELAAVGIRHGHGDDWVRIGGLKGFVDGIMGNSSARFYESYVTTGVRGDWRTMMSPPGNMQALIAGADTSGLWPQIHAIGDEAIDTLLDMYSAVRAASPRPKPQRVTVPGTNASIPEGDRWRVIHTQVIRGEGVARRMAEMGVIAEVQPYHAIDDMRWMEERIGERGRWAYAFRTLRDAGVLLSFGSDWPGTNASWYPASPIQGMYAAVTRKTLDGAPEGGWFPQESVDVETALRAYTVNNAWAAGQEGEKGTLEPGKLADVVVLDRSPFDVEPDGLKDLRVLLTIVGGRVVYEAGEEAT